Below is a window of Enterococcus gilvus ATCC BAA-350 DNA.
TTAGACAATGTGATCAAAGATTATGAAGCTTATAACAAAGAAGTATTAACACTAAGAGAAGAAAATGATCGTTTGAAAGCAAAAGTTGAACAGTTATCAAAAGCTCAGCCAGCACCTTCACGTGTAAAAGAAGCGGCACCTAAGAGCTCAGCTGTAACAAATTTTGATATTTTGAAACGTTTATCAAATCTTGAAAGAGAAGTATTTGGTAAAAAACTTGACCAACAGGCAACGAATCAAACAGCTTCTTCTGAATTTGGTCAAAGCTACACACAAGATGAGAGTGACATCGAAAAAACTCGTCAATTTTAAATTTGAATGATGCAATTTTTGGGTGATCGCGGTTTGCATTACGCAGGCTGAGGAAAGTCCATGCTCGCACAGACTGAGATGTTTGTAGTGTTCGTGCTTAGCGAAACCATAAGCTAAGGT
It encodes the following:
- the gpsB gene encoding cell division regulator GpsB — its product is MANVIYTPNDILEQEFKTKMRGYDPIEVDEFLDNVIKDYEAYNKEVLTLREENDRLKAKVEQLSKAQPAPSRVKEAAPKSSAVTNFDILKRLSNLEREVFGKKLDQQATNQTASSEFGQSYTQDESDIEKTRQF